From a single Mycolicibacterium mengxianglii genomic region:
- the thrB gene encoding homoserine kinase, with protein sequence MTQVLPVGLTATATVAASSANLGPGFDSLGVAVGLYDEIIVETTESGVGVEVEGEGSGQVPLGSDHLVVRAIERGLVETGLRAPGLMVRCRNVIPHSRGLGSSAAAVVGGLAVVNGLAAQMDALVMSEDRLVQLSSEFEGHPDNAAAAVLGGAVVSWTESADISGGDPTYAAAAIHLHPDIHLFPAIPEVRSSTAETRVLLPEQVSHTAARFNLSRAALLVVALTERPDLLMPATEDVLHQPQRGPAMPASAEYLRLLRGCGVAAVLSGAGPAVLAFSTSSELPSEALEYGAAHGFTVNEMSVGDGVRWSAGVPVKA encoded by the coding sequence ATGACCCAGGTTCTGCCCGTCGGCCTCACCGCCACCGCCACCGTCGCCGCCTCCAGCGCCAACCTCGGCCCCGGCTTCGACAGCCTCGGTGTGGCTGTCGGTCTCTATGACGAAATCATCGTCGAGACAACAGAATCGGGAGTCGGCGTAGAGGTCGAGGGTGAAGGCTCCGGTCAGGTTCCGCTGGGCTCGGACCACCTGGTGGTACGGGCGATCGAACGCGGGCTGGTGGAAACCGGGCTACGCGCACCCGGGCTGATGGTGCGGTGCCGCAACGTGATTCCGCATTCCCGGGGCCTCGGTTCCTCCGCGGCTGCTGTTGTCGGCGGGCTGGCTGTGGTCAATGGACTTGCGGCACAGATGGATGCGCTCGTGATGAGCGAAGATCGACTGGTCCAGTTGTCCTCGGAATTCGAAGGCCATCCCGACAATGCCGCCGCCGCGGTGCTCGGTGGGGCGGTGGTGTCGTGGACGGAGAGCGCAGACATCTCCGGCGGTGACCCGACATATGCCGCCGCCGCGATCCACCTGCATCCGGACATCCATCTGTTCCCGGCCATCCCCGAGGTTCGCTCGTCCACCGCGGAAACCAGGGTGTTGCTGCCGGAGCAGGTCAGCCACACCGCTGCCCGGTTCAATCTGAGCCGCGCCGCGCTGTTGGTGGTTGCCCTCACCGAGCGGCCCGACTTGCTGATGCCCGCGACCGAGGACGTGCTGCACCAACCGCAACGCGGTCCGGCGATGCCGGCGTCAGCGGAATATTTGCGACTGCTGCGCGGTTGTGGAGTTGCAGCGGTGCTGTCCGGGGCCGGACCTGCAGTTTTGGCATTCAGTACCTCGTCGGAGCTGCCCAGTGAGGCGCTCGAGTACGGTGCCGCTCACGGATTCACGGTCAACGAGATGAGCGTGGGCGACGGAGTTCGCTGGAGTGCCGGAGTGCCAGTCAAGGCCTAG
- the rho gene encoding transcription termination factor Rho, translated as MTDTDLITADSATQTELPTVTSDVSTPRGSAGVASDKSSSSLTSMVLPELRALATRVGVKGTSGMRKGDLIAAIRERQASAGGGSAPGDTTTNGGSTESAQAAPAATQTPDAPAEPRRRERRSASRQSGSPADKTAEQSADKAADKAADKPAEQPQAVAAEQVKQENQPKREARQRSEDKSSRTDGAEDAPKQEQAPRQQDAPKRQDAPKQDRGGDQQDSPKQDRGGDQQGNQQNRNNRNNENRNNENRNSENRNNDNRNNNNNDDDDDGRQGRRGRRFRDRKRRGERGGEGGGGNDRDTELREDDVVQPVAGILDVLDNYAFVRTSGYLAGPNDVYVSMNMVRKNGLRRGDAVTGAVRVAAKESGDQSNQRQKFNPLVRLDTVNGGPVDAAKNRPEFGKLTPLYPNQRLRLETSPEKLTTRVIDLIMPIGKGQRALIVSPPKAGKTTIMQDIANAITRNNPECHLMVVLVDERPEEVTDMQRSVKGEVIASTFDRPPSDHTQAAELAIERAKRLVEQGKDVVVLLDSITRLGRAYNNASPASGRILSGGVDSTALYPPKRFLGAARNIEHGGSLTIIATAMVETGSTGDTVIFEEFKGTGNAELKLDRKIAERRVFPAVDVNPSGTRKDELLLSPDEFAVVHKLRRVLSGLDSHQAIDLLMSQLRKTKTNYEFLVQVSKTAPGAMDDNG; from the coding sequence GTGACTGATACGGACCTCATCACGGCTGACAGCGCTACCCAAACCGAGCTGCCGACCGTGACTTCTGACGTCTCGACGCCTCGCGGTTCCGCCGGGGTCGCCTCTGACAAGTCGAGCAGCTCGCTCACCTCGATGGTGCTGCCTGAGCTGCGCGCCCTCGCGACCCGAGTTGGCGTCAAGGGGACGTCGGGTATGCGCAAGGGCGACCTGATCGCCGCGATCCGCGAACGCCAGGCCAGTGCCGGCGGCGGCTCGGCGCCCGGCGACACCACCACCAACGGCGGATCCACCGAATCCGCCCAGGCTGCGCCTGCGGCCACCCAGACTCCGGACGCCCCGGCCGAGCCGCGTCGTCGGGAACGCCGCAGTGCCTCCCGCCAGTCGGGATCGCCGGCGGACAAGACTGCCGAGCAGTCCGCTGACAAAGCCGCTGACAAAGCCGCCGACAAGCCGGCTGAGCAGCCGCAGGCCGTGGCCGCTGAGCAGGTCAAGCAGGAGAACCAGCCCAAACGGGAGGCCCGGCAGCGGTCCGAGGACAAATCGTCCCGGACTGACGGTGCTGAAGACGCGCCGAAGCAGGAACAGGCACCCAGGCAGCAGGACGCCCCGAAGCGGCAGGACGCGCCCAAGCAGGACCGCGGTGGCGATCAGCAGGACTCGCCCAAGCAGGACCGGGGTGGCGATCAGCAGGGCAACCAGCAGAATCGCAACAACCGCAACAACGAGAACCGCAACAACGAGAACCGCAACAGCGAGAACCGCAATAACGACAACCGCAACAACAACAACAACGACGATGACGATGATGGTCGTCAGGGTCGGCGTGGCCGCCGCTTCCGTGACCGGAAGCGTCGTGGCGAACGCGGTGGCGAAGGCGGCGGCGGAAACGACCGCGATACCGAACTCCGCGAGGACGATGTCGTTCAGCCGGTCGCCGGCATCCTGGACGTGCTGGACAACTACGCATTCGTCCGCACCTCGGGCTATCTGGCCGGGCCGAACGACGTCTACGTCTCGATGAACATGGTCCGCAAGAACGGCCTGCGCCGCGGTGACGCGGTCACGGGTGCGGTGCGCGTCGCCGCCAAGGAAAGTGGTGACCAGTCCAATCAGCGGCAGAAGTTCAACCCGCTGGTTCGTCTCGACACCGTGAACGGCGGCCCCGTGGACGCCGCGAAGAACCGTCCGGAGTTCGGCAAACTCACGCCGCTCTACCCGAATCAGCGGTTGCGCCTCGAGACGTCCCCGGAAAAGCTGACCACCCGCGTCATCGACCTGATCATGCCGATCGGCAAGGGTCAGCGTGCACTGATCGTGTCGCCGCCCAAGGCCGGTAAGACCACGATCATGCAGGACATCGCCAACGCGATCACCCGCAACAACCCGGAATGCCACCTCATGGTCGTGCTCGTAGATGAGCGCCCCGAAGAGGTCACCGATATGCAGCGCTCGGTCAAGGGTGAGGTCATCGCCTCGACCTTCGACCGGCCGCCGTCTGATCACACCCAGGCTGCAGAGCTGGCCATCGAGCGGGCCAAGCGCCTGGTCGAGCAGGGCAAGGACGTCGTGGTGCTGCTGGACTCGATCACCCGACTCGGCCGCGCATACAACAACGCCTCGCCGGCCTCGGGACGCATCCTGTCCGGTGGTGTCGATTCCACCGCGCTGTACCCGCCCAAGCGTTTCCTGGGTGCCGCGCGCAACATCGAGCACGGCGGCTCGCTGACGATCATCGCCACGGCCATGGTGGAAACCGGCTCCACCGGTGACACCGTGATCTTCGAAGAGTTCAAGGGCACCGGTAACGCCGAGCTCAAGCTCGACCGCAAGATCGCCGAGCGGCGCGTGTTCCCGGCCGTCGACGTCAACCCTTCCGGCACCCGTAAGGATGAGCTGCTGCTCTCGCCGGACGAGTTCGCGGTCGTGCACAAGTTGCGCCGGGTGCTTTCGGGGCTGGACTCGCATCAGGCCATCGACCTGCTGATGAGCCAGTTGCGCAAGACGAAGACCAACTACGAGTTCCTGGTGCAGGTCTCCAAGACCGCCCCCGGGGCGATGGACGACAACGGCTAG
- a CDS encoding TetR/AcrR family transcriptional regulator — protein MRDRLIDAAELCLREKGIRATTVSEVAEAAGVSRGWLYRHFPDKAALLGAAIVRLNDEFWGESHAVLAGVETLPEQIAAGVRHGRTAYDSPGALLMKLRQEEPEEFAACAGAGVQGLVPDLAAFWTPYLAAAQERGEVQVADLDEAAEWVARSLLTIATVPGNTLDPDDSAAVLGYLHRYVMPGLRQN, from the coding sequence GTGCGCGATCGATTGATCGACGCTGCCGAACTGTGCCTGCGCGAGAAGGGAATCCGAGCCACCACGGTGTCGGAGGTCGCCGAGGCGGCCGGGGTGTCACGAGGTTGGCTCTACCGCCACTTCCCCGACAAAGCCGCACTGCTGGGCGCGGCGATCGTCCGCCTCAACGACGAATTCTGGGGCGAGTCGCACGCCGTCCTCGCCGGAGTCGAGACACTGCCCGAGCAGATCGCCGCCGGGGTGAGGCACGGGCGAACCGCCTACGACTCCCCCGGCGCCCTGCTGATGAAGCTGCGCCAGGAAGAACCCGAGGAGTTCGCCGCCTGCGCGGGTGCCGGCGTGCAGGGCCTGGTGCCCGACCTCGCGGCCTTCTGGACCCCGTACCTGGCCGCCGCCCAGGAGCGCGGCGAAGTGCAGGTCGCCGATCTCGACGAAGCGGCCGAATGGGTGGCCCGCAGCCTGCTCACCATCGCAACCGTGCCCGGCAACACTCTTGATCCCGACGACTCCGCCGCGGTGCTGGGATATCTGCATCGCTACGTCATGCCCGGGTTACGCCAGAACTGA
- the fadD1 gene encoding fatty-acid--CoA ligase FadD1, whose amino-acid sequence MAETVQQLLRERKSDPSIAVKFDDRQWTWDEHLTQAETQAAALLGIADRDRPVHVGALLGNTPEMLTAMAAAALGGYVLCGINNTRRGAALAGDILRSDCQILLTDAAHRDLLDGLDLRGVRVLDTTTPDWSELLDSAGNLAPYREVGPTDTFMMIFTSGTSGDPKAVQVAHMTVLFAGLALVQRFDVTRDDVCYLSMPLFHSNALLAGWGVAVGSGAAMAPATFSASGLIHDLRRYGATYMNYVGKPLAYVLATPENPDDADNPLRVAFGNEAGDRDIAEFGRRFGCTVWDGFGSTEGAVIVTREEHCPPGSVGKGFPGVAIYDPNTVAECPIAEFDANGGLANADKAIGELVNTTGAGLFQGYYNDSSATDERLRNGMYWSGDLAYRDADGWIYLAGRTGDWMRVDGENMTSAPIERILMRLPVLTQVAVYAVPDEHVGDQVMAALVLHDDAELSPGEFSGFLAEQADLSPKAWPRHVWIADELPATATNKVLKRSLVAQGSRPQSGVLWTRNARSREYQLVGDAAANRVQN is encoded by the coding sequence GTGGCGGAGACGGTCCAGCAGCTGTTGCGGGAACGCAAAAGCGACCCTTCGATCGCGGTCAAGTTCGACGATCGGCAGTGGACCTGGGATGAACACCTGACACAAGCCGAAACCCAAGCCGCCGCACTACTGGGTATCGCAGACCGGGACCGTCCGGTGCACGTCGGCGCGCTACTGGGCAACACTCCCGAGATGCTGACCGCCATGGCCGCCGCCGCGCTGGGTGGCTACGTGCTGTGCGGGATCAACAACACCCGTCGCGGTGCGGCGCTGGCCGGAGACATTTTGCGCTCGGACTGCCAGATCCTGCTCACCGACGCCGCGCACCGCGACCTGCTCGACGGCCTGGACCTCCGCGGAGTCCGGGTCCTCGACACCACGACGCCGGACTGGTCCGAGCTGCTCGACAGTGCGGGAAACCTGGCGCCCTACCGCGAGGTCGGGCCCACCGACACCTTCATGATGATCTTCACCTCCGGGACCAGCGGTGACCCCAAGGCCGTCCAGGTGGCGCACATGACCGTGCTGTTCGCCGGTCTGGCTCTGGTGCAGCGGTTCGACGTCACCCGCGACGACGTCTGCTACCTGTCGATGCCGCTGTTCCACTCCAACGCGCTGCTGGCCGGCTGGGGTGTGGCCGTCGGGTCCGGGGCGGCGATGGCGCCGGCCACTTTCTCGGCATCAGGGCTGATCCACGACCTGCGCCGCTACGGTGCCACCTATATGAACTACGTGGGTAAACCCCTGGCATATGTGTTGGCCACCCCGGAAAACCCCGACGACGCCGACAACCCGCTGCGGGTGGCGTTCGGCAATGAGGCCGGCGACCGCGACATCGCCGAATTCGGGCGCCGCTTCGGCTGCACGGTCTGGGACGGCTTCGGCTCGACCGAAGGCGCCGTCATCGTCACCCGCGAGGAGCACTGTCCGCCGGGTTCGGTCGGCAAGGGCTTCCCCGGCGTCGCGATCTATGACCCGAACACCGTGGCGGAGTGTCCGATCGCCGAGTTCGACGCCAACGGTGGTCTGGCCAACGCCGACAAAGCGATCGGCGAACTGGTGAACACCACCGGGGCAGGACTGTTTCAGGGCTACTACAACGACAGCTCGGCGACCGACGAACGGCTTCGCAACGGCATGTACTGGTCGGGTGACCTCGCCTACCGCGACGCTGACGGCTGGATCTACCTGGCGGGGCGAACCGGGGATTGGATGCGGGTCGACGGCGAGAACATGACCTCGGCGCCCATCGAACGGATTCTGATGCGGTTGCCGGTGCTCACCCAGGTCGCGGTGTACGCGGTGCCCGACGAGCACGTGGGCGATCAGGTGATGGCCGCCCTGGTGCTGCACGACGATGCCGAACTCAGCCCCGGCGAGTTCAGCGGCTTCCTGGCAGAGCAGGCCGACCTCTCACCGAAGGCATGGCCGAGACACGTGTGGATTGCTGACGAGCTGCCCGCCACGGCCACCAACAAGGTGCTCAAACGCAGCCTCGTCGCCCAGGGCAGTCGCCCGCAAAGCGGGGTGCTGTGGACCCGCAACGCCCGGTCACGGGAGTATCAGCTCGTCGGGGACGCCGCTGCGAACCGCGTCCAGAACTGA
- the rpmE gene encoding 50S ribosomal protein L31 has protein sequence MKSGIHPAYKETNVVCGCGNSFTTRSTKDSGNIVVEVCSQCHPFYTGKQKILDSGGRVARFEARYGKRKTADK, from the coding sequence ATGAAATCCGGCATTCACCCTGCCTACAAAGAGACCAACGTGGTCTGCGGCTGCGGTAACAGCTTCACCACTCGCAGCACCAAGGACAGCGGCAACATCGTCGTCGAGGTCTGCTCGCAGTGCCACCCGTTCTACACCGGCAAGCAGAAGATCCTCGACAGCGGCGGCCGTGTCGCACGCTTCGAGGCGCGCTACGGCAAGCGCAAGACCGCCGACAAATAG
- the prfA gene encoding peptide chain release factor 1, giving the protein MTQSATAIDALVAEHADLERQLSDPALHADAANARRAGRRFAQLAPIVGTYRKLETARGDLEAARELAAEDASFAEELADLERRVSQLETQLADMLAPRDPHDADDVVLEVKSGEGGEESALFAADLARMYIRYAERHGWTVTMLGETTSDLGGYKDATLSITSKGDSLDGVWSRLKFEGGVHRVQRVPVTESQGRVHTSAAGVLVYPEPEEVEQVQIDESDLRIDVYRSSGKGGQGVNTTDSAVRITHLPTGIVVTCQNERSQLQNKARAMQVLAARLQALKEEQASADASADRASQIRTVDRSERIRTYNYPENRIADHRINFKAHNLDQVLDGDLDPIFDALAAADKQARLQQA; this is encoded by the coding sequence ATGACGCAGAGCGCAACCGCGATAGACGCGCTGGTGGCCGAACACGCCGACCTCGAGCGACAGTTGTCTGACCCGGCACTGCACGCCGACGCCGCGAACGCCCGTCGTGCCGGCAGGCGGTTCGCCCAGCTGGCCCCGATCGTCGGTACCTACCGCAAGCTGGAGACGGCTCGAGGTGACCTGGAAGCGGCCCGTGAACTGGCCGCCGAGGACGCGTCTTTTGCCGAGGAGCTCGCCGATCTCGAGCGGCGAGTCTCACAGCTGGAGACCCAGCTGGCCGACATGCTGGCCCCCCGGGACCCGCATGACGCCGACGACGTGGTCCTCGAAGTGAAATCCGGTGAGGGCGGCGAGGAGTCAGCGCTGTTCGCCGCCGATCTGGCCCGCATGTACATCCGCTACGCGGAACGCCACGGCTGGACGGTCACCATGCTCGGAGAAACGACGTCCGACCTCGGCGGCTACAAGGACGCCACGCTGTCCATCACCAGCAAGGGGGACTCCTTGGACGGAGTCTGGTCCCGGCTGAAATTCGAAGGCGGCGTGCACCGCGTGCAGCGTGTACCGGTGACGGAATCGCAGGGCCGGGTGCACACGTCGGCGGCGGGGGTCCTGGTCTACCCGGAACCCGAAGAGGTCGAGCAAGTCCAGATCGACGAGTCCGACCTGCGGATCGACGTCTACCGGTCCTCCGGCAAGGGCGGCCAGGGCGTGAACACCACCGACTCGGCAGTCCGCATCACCCACCTCCCGACCGGGATCGTCGTCACCTGCCAGAACGAACGCTCCCAGCTGCAGAACAAGGCGCGGGCCATGCAGGTGCTCGCGGCGCGGTTGCAGGCGCTCAAGGAAGAGCAGGCCTCGGCCGATGCGTCCGCCGATCGCGCCAGCCAAATCCGCACCGTCGACCGCAGTGAGCGGATCCGCACCTACAACTACCCGGAGAACCGGATCGCCGATCACCGGATCAACTTCAAGGCGCACAACCTGGACCAGGTGCTCGACGGTGACCTCGACCCGATCTTCGACGCGCTGGCCGCTGCCGACAAACAGGCCCGGCTGCAGCAGGCGTGA
- the prmC gene encoding peptide chain release factor N(5)-glutamine methyltransferase — protein sequence MRTQADGLAAAIAAAAQTLSAAGISSALVEAEQLAAHVAGVDRGRLRFLDQPDSDFFARYDQLVAARSRRVPQQHLTGTAPFGPLTLQVGPGVFIPRPETEALYEWATTVLAAEAPTIVDLCTGSGALAVALARYRPDAHVIAVDDAPTALRYAARNAEGTTVRLVQADVTASDLLPELEGRVDLVVANPPYIPDGADLEPEVADHDPHHALFGGPDGMAVIPAIVSHAGRWLRPGGRVAIEHDDTTSERTVDIIEATGLFHQIEPRRDLAGRPRFVTAVRMGATNPERATNSERSQP from the coding sequence ATGCGGACGCAGGCTGACGGGCTGGCTGCCGCGATCGCCGCGGCCGCCCAAACCCTCAGCGCTGCGGGCATCAGCTCCGCGCTGGTCGAGGCCGAACAACTGGCCGCACACGTCGCGGGGGTGGACCGGGGGCGACTGCGATTCCTCGATCAGCCCGACTCCGACTTCTTCGCTCGCTACGACCAGCTGGTCGCGGCCCGCTCACGGCGCGTGCCCCAGCAGCATCTGACCGGCACCGCCCCATTCGGCCCGCTGACGCTGCAGGTCGGACCCGGTGTGTTCATTCCCCGCCCGGAAACCGAAGCGCTCTACGAGTGGGCCACCACAGTGCTGGCCGCCGAAGCGCCGACCATCGTCGATCTGTGCACCGGTTCGGGTGCCTTGGCAGTGGCCCTGGCCCGGTACCGTCCCGACGCACACGTCATCGCCGTCGACGACGCGCCCACCGCCCTGCGGTACGCGGCGCGCAATGCCGAAGGCACCACGGTCCGCCTGGTGCAGGCCGACGTCACCGCGTCGGACCTCCTGCCCGAACTGGAAGGTCGGGTCGATCTGGTGGTGGCCAATCCGCCCTACATTCCGGACGGCGCGGACCTGGAACCCGAAGTCGCCGACCATGATCCGCACCATGCGCTGTTCGGGGGGCCCGACGGGATGGCGGTGATCCCGGCGATCGTCAGCCACGCCGGGCGTTGGCTGCGTCCGGGCGGCCGGGTCGCCATTGAGCACGACGACACCACCTCCGAGCGCACCGTTGACATCATCGAGGCCACCGGTCTGTTCCATCAGATCGAGCCGCGGCGTGACCTGGCCGGTCGCCCACGGTTCGTCACTGCTGTCCGGATGGGCGCAACAAATCCCGAGAGGGCGACAAACTCCGAGAGGTCACAGCCATGA
- a CDS encoding L-threonylcarbamoyladenylate synthase yields MSSVFDCADPAQREAGIASAVSAAKGGRLVVLPTDTVYGIGADAFDASAVAALLAAKGRGRDMPVPVLVGSWNTIDGLVYSVPNTARELIRAFWPGALSLVVRQAPSLHWDLGDANGTVMLRMPLHPVAIDVLREVGPMAVSSANISGHPPAVTVDEARNQLAELVEVYLDGGPAEQATASTIVDLTGVAPKILRVGPVTAEAIGEVLGLDPATLTS; encoded by the coding sequence ATGAGCTCCGTATTCGATTGTGCCGATCCGGCGCAGCGCGAAGCAGGTATCGCGTCCGCGGTGAGCGCGGCCAAGGGGGGCCGGCTGGTCGTGCTGCCCACCGACACCGTCTACGGAATCGGCGCCGACGCCTTCGACGCCTCGGCGGTCGCAGCGCTGTTGGCCGCCAAGGGGCGCGGTCGCGATATGCCGGTGCCGGTGCTGGTTGGGTCCTGGAACACCATCGACGGCCTGGTCTACAGCGTGCCGAACACCGCGCGTGAACTCATCCGGGCGTTCTGGCCGGGCGCGCTGAGCCTGGTCGTGCGACAGGCACCGTCGTTGCACTGGGACCTCGGCGACGCGAACGGCACCGTCATGTTGAGGATGCCGTTGCATCCGGTGGCGATCGACGTGTTGCGCGAAGTGGGTCCGATGGCGGTCTCGAGTGCCAACATCTCCGGCCACCCGCCCGCGGTCACAGTGGATGAGGCCCGCAACCAGCTGGCCGAACTGGTCGAGGTCTACCTCGACGGGGGACCGGCCGAGCAGGCGACGGCCTCGACGATCGTCGACCTCACCGGGGTCGCCCCCAAGATCCTCCGGGTCGGACCGGTGACGGCCGAGGCGATCGGTGAGGTGCTCGGACTCGACCCGGCGACACTGACGAGCTGA
- a CDS encoding glycosyltransferase family 4 protein: MSAAGGTHSGVSFHVAAEQLLALSDRGAGVPLRELALVGLTAAIITYFATGAVRKLAGRVGAVAYPRERDVHVQPTPRMGGLAMYLGVVAAVFLASQLPALTRGFVYSTGMPAVLVAGGLIMAIGLIDDRWGLDALTKFAGQITAASVLVTMGVAWSVLYIPIGGVGTIVLDQTASILLTLALTVSIVNAMNFVDGLDGLAAGLGLITALAICAFSVGLLRDHGGDVLFYPPAVISVVLAGACLGFLPHNFHRAKIFMGDSGSMLIGLMLAAAATSAAGPISQNAYGARDVFALLSPFLLVVAVVFVPALDMLLAIVRRTRAGRSPFSPDKMHLHHRLLQIGHSHRRVVLLIYLWVGIVAFGAASTIFFDPRDTGAVMLGAIVVAVIVTLIPLLRRRESRSN; the protein is encoded by the coding sequence TTGAGCGCAGCCGGCGGAACCCATTCCGGGGTCTCTTTCCACGTCGCCGCCGAGCAGCTGCTGGCACTTTCGGACCGCGGTGCGGGCGTCCCGCTGCGCGAGCTGGCACTCGTCGGCCTGACCGCGGCGATCATCACCTATTTCGCCACCGGGGCCGTGCGCAAGCTCGCCGGCCGGGTCGGAGCCGTCGCCTACCCCCGCGAACGCGACGTGCACGTACAGCCCACACCCCGGATGGGCGGTCTGGCGATGTACCTGGGTGTCGTCGCGGCGGTCTTCCTGGCTTCCCAATTACCGGCGCTGACCCGCGGGTTCGTCTACTCCACCGGTATGCCCGCGGTATTGGTCGCCGGTGGCCTGATCATGGCGATCGGCTTGATCGACGACCGGTGGGGGCTCGACGCTCTGACGAAATTCGCCGGGCAGATCACCGCCGCCAGCGTGCTCGTCACCATGGGGGTCGCCTGGAGCGTGCTCTACATCCCGATCGGTGGGGTCGGGACGATCGTGCTGGACCAGACAGCCTCGATCCTGCTGACCCTGGCCCTGACGGTCTCGATCGTCAACGCGATGAACTTCGTGGACGGTCTGGATGGCCTGGCCGCCGGTTTGGGCCTGATCACCGCGCTGGCTATCTGCGCGTTCTCGGTGGGCCTACTGCGGGACCACGGGGGAGACGTGTTGTTCTACCCGCCGGCGGTCATCTCGGTGGTGCTCGCAGGCGCGTGCCTGGGGTTCCTCCCACACAACTTCCACCGCGCGAAGATCTTCATGGGCGACTCCGGCTCCATGCTGATCGGTCTGATGCTGGCAGCCGCGGCGACGTCGGCGGCAGGACCGATCTCGCAGAACGCCTACGGTGCCCGCGACGTGTTCGCGCTGTTGTCGCCGTTCCTACTCGTGGTCGCCGTGGTCTTCGTGCCGGCTCTGGACATGCTCCTGGCGATCGTCCGCCGTACCCGCGCCGGGCGTAGCCCCTTCAGCCCCGACAAGATGCACCTGCACCACCGACTCCTGCAGATCGGGCATTCGCATCGCCGCGTCGTCCTGCTGATCTACCTATGGGTGGGGATTGTGGCGTTCGGGGCGGCAAGCACCATTTTCTTCGACCCGCGTGACACCGGCGCGGTGATGCTGGGCGCCATCGTGGTGGCCGTGATCGTGACGCTGATTCCCTTGCTGCGGCGTCGGGAAAGTCGCTCGAACTGA
- a CDS encoding ATP synthase subunit I — protein MTTPAHEAPLVFPSVAFRPVRLLVVCVLLTAVAVAAAAFVGTIWFGVFFGLGLCLGLVNALMVRRAVESITAEDHPLKKKMAVNSAMRLMIISVIALAVAIFFKENGGIAVLFGLAIFQALLVMSTSIPVLRKIRANGLDVEDVSASESKG, from the coding sequence GTGACGACGCCAGCGCACGAAGCGCCGTTGGTGTTTCCATCCGTTGCGTTCCGGCCAGTACGCCTGCTCGTTGTCTGCGTGTTGCTGACCGCGGTCGCAGTGGCGGCCGCAGCGTTCGTGGGAACCATCTGGTTCGGGGTGTTCTTCGGCTTGGGGCTGTGCCTCGGTCTGGTCAACGCACTGATGGTGCGGCGGGCCGTTGAATCGATCACCGCCGAGGACCATCCACTCAAGAAGAAGATGGCGGTCAACTCCGCAATGCGCCTGATGATCATTTCGGTCATCGCGCTCGCCGTCGCGATTTTCTTCAAGGAAAACGGCGGCATCGCCGTCCTGTTCGGACTTGCTATCTTCCAGGCGCTGCTGGTGATGAGCACCAGCATTCCGGTGTTGCGGAAGATCCGCGCCAACGGACTCGACGTCGAAGACGTATCTGCATCGGAATCGAAGGGCTGA
- the atpB gene encoding F0F1 ATP synthase subunit A: protein MSETVLAAEEGGAAIHVGHHTMVFELFGMTFNGDTILATAITAAIIIGLAFFLKSKVTSTGVPGGVQLFWEALTIQMRQQIEGSIGMKVAPFVLPLSVALFAFILISNWLAVLPLQYGGSDGAAAELYKPPASDINFVLALALFVFICYHAAGVKRRGIIGHPIKVVKGHVAFLAPINIVEELAKPISLALRLFGNIFAGGILVALIAMFPWYIQWLPNAIWKTFDLFVGLIQAFIFSLLTILYFSQSMELDEHDTH from the coding sequence ATGAGCGAGACCGTTCTCGCCGCCGAAGAGGGCGGCGCTGCGATCCACGTTGGACACCACACCATGGTGTTCGAGCTGTTCGGCATGACGTTCAACGGCGACACCATCCTCGCCACCGCGATCACCGCAGCCATCATCATCGGCCTGGCGTTCTTCCTGAAGTCGAAAGTCACCTCCACCGGCGTCCCCGGCGGGGTGCAGCTCTTCTGGGAGGCGCTCACCATCCAGATGCGCCAGCAGATCGAAGGTTCGATCGGCATGAAGGTCGCGCCGTTCGTGCTGCCGCTGTCGGTGGCCCTGTTCGCGTTCATCCTGATCTCGAACTGGCTGGCCGTGCTGCCGTTGCAGTACGGCGGGTCCGATGGTGCCGCCGCGGAGCTCTACAAGCCGCCGGCCTCGGACATCAACTTCGTGCTGGCGCTGGCGTTGTTCGTCTTCATCTGCTACCACGCCGCAGGCGTCAAGCGTCGCGGCATCATCGGTCACCCGATCAAGGTGGTCAAGGGTCACGTCGCCTTCCTGGCGCCGATCAACATCGTCGAAGAGCTCGCCAAGCCGATCTCGCTCGCACTGCGACTCTTCGGCAACATCTTCGCCGGTGGCATCCTGGTTGCGCTGATCGCGATGTTCCCCTGGTACATCCAGTGGCTACCCAATGCGATCTGGAAGACCTTCGACCTCTTCGTCGGTCTCATCCAGGCGTTCATCTTCTCGCTGCTGACGATCCTGTACTTCAGCCAGTCCATGGAATTGGACGAGCACGACACGCACTGA